A section of the Sphingomonas ginsenosidivorax genome encodes:
- a CDS encoding isocitrate lyase, whose protein sequence is MTYQTSISSMTQTITSRSGAWDGIDAEAVARMRVQNRFRTGLDIARHTAAIMRRDMAAYDADPANYTQSLGCWHGFIAQQKMISVKKHFGTTDRRYLYLSGWMVAALRSEFGPLPDQSMHEKTSVPALIEELYTFLRQADARELGMMFRDLDAARAAGNAIEEQRLLNAVENYQTHVVPVIADIDAGFGNAEATYLLARKMIEAGACALQIENQVSDEKQCGHQDGKVTVPHEDFLAKVRACRYAFLELGVEDGIIVTRTDSLGAGLTKQIAVSKAAGDLGDQYNSYLDCEEIDPATAQNGDVILNRDGKLLRPKRLPSNLFQFRAGTGEDRCVMDCIASLQNGADLLWIETEKPHIEQIAGMVDRIRAVVPNAKLVYNNSPSFNWTLNFRQQVFDAWAADGRDVSAYDRARLMSVDYDGTPLGDEADERIRTFQADSAKRAGIFHHLITLPTYHTAALSTDNLAREYFGDAGMLGYVKGVQRKEIREGIACVKHQNMSGSDIGDDHKEYFAGEAALKAGGAHNTMNQFAA, encoded by the coding sequence ATGACCTACCAGACCAGCATCAGTTCGATGACCCAGACGATCACGAGCCGGAGCGGCGCGTGGGACGGTATTGATGCGGAGGCTGTCGCGCGGATGCGCGTGCAGAACCGGTTCCGGACCGGGCTGGACATCGCGCGCCATACCGCCGCGATCATGCGACGCGACATGGCCGCCTACGACGCCGACCCGGCGAACTACACCCAGTCGCTCGGATGCTGGCACGGCTTCATCGCGCAGCAGAAGATGATCAGCGTGAAGAAGCATTTCGGCACGACCGATCGGCGCTACCTGTACCTGTCGGGATGGATGGTCGCGGCCCTGCGCAGCGAATTCGGCCCCCTGCCCGACCAGTCAATGCACGAGAAGACCAGCGTCCCGGCACTGATCGAGGAGCTCTACACCTTCCTCCGCCAGGCGGATGCGCGCGAATTGGGCATGATGTTCCGCGACCTGGATGCCGCCCGTGCCGCCGGCAACGCGATCGAGGAGCAGCGCCTGCTCAATGCGGTCGAGAATTATCAGACGCACGTCGTGCCGGTCATCGCCGACATCGATGCCGGATTCGGCAACGCCGAGGCGACCTATCTGCTGGCGCGGAAGATGATCGAGGCGGGCGCCTGCGCGCTGCAGATCGAGAACCAGGTCAGCGACGAGAAGCAATGCGGGCATCAGGATGGCAAGGTCACCGTGCCACACGAGGACTTCCTCGCGAAGGTCCGCGCCTGCCGCTACGCGTTCCTGGAACTGGGCGTCGAGGACGGCATCATCGTCACGCGCACCGATTCGCTCGGCGCAGGCCTCACCAAGCAGATCGCGGTCAGCAAGGCGGCGGGCGACCTGGGCGACCAGTATAACTCGTATCTCGATTGCGAGGAGATCGACCCGGCCACCGCGCAGAATGGCGACGTCATCCTCAATCGCGACGGCAAGCTGCTGCGGCCCAAGCGCCTGCCATCGAACCTGTTCCAGTTCCGCGCCGGCACCGGTGAGGATCGCTGCGTGATGGACTGTATCGCGTCACTGCAGAACGGCGCCGACCTGCTCTGGATCGAGACCGAGAAGCCGCACATCGAACAGATCGCCGGCATGGTCGACCGCATCCGCGCGGTCGTTCCCAACGCGAAGCTTGTCTACAACAACAGTCCCAGCTTCAACTGGACTCTCAATTTCCGCCAGCAGGTGTTCGACGCCTGGGCGGCGGACGGACGCGACGTGTCGGCCTATGACCGCGCGCGCCTGATGAGCGTGGACTATGACGGCACGCCGCTCGGCGACGAGGCGGACGAGCGCATCCGCACGTTCCAGGCGGATTCGGCGAAGCGCGCCGGAATCTTCCACCACCTGATCACGCTGCCGACCTATCACACCGCGGCACTCTCCACCGACAACCTCGCCAGGGAGTATTTCGGCGATGCGGGGATGCTCGGCTATGTGAAGGGCGTGCAGCGGAAGGAAATCCGCGAGGGGATCGCCTGTGTGAAGCACCAGAACATGTCGGGCTCCGACATCGGCGACGACCACAAGGAATATTTCGCCGGCGAAGCCGCCCTGAAGGCGGGCGGCGCACACAACACGATGAACCAGTTCGCCGCGTGA
- a CDS encoding SRPBCC family protein: protein MVDNHPRDDAPISASKRSDATEIAHGQLADAKGNSIVGRAVTINKPVSEVFAFFRDFSNLPSFMENVDRIDVVDEKRSHWVVRGPAKLTYEWDALVTDEVKDRYIAWSSQPGADVDNSGRVDFRDAGARGTVVSATIMYDPPGGVVGKLIAKMFQREPAIQARRDLRRLKQLMETGEIATAAMNLKQREEELA from the coding sequence ATGGTCGACAATCACCCGAGAGACGACGCGCCGATCAGCGCGTCGAAGCGTAGCGACGCCACAGAGATTGCGCACGGACAGCTGGCCGATGCAAAGGGCAACAGCATCGTCGGGCGTGCGGTGACCATCAACAAGCCGGTCAGCGAAGTATTCGCCTTCTTTCGTGACTTCTCGAATTTGCCGTCCTTCATGGAAAACGTCGACCGGATCGATGTCGTCGACGAAAAGCGATCGCACTGGGTCGTCCGGGGACCTGCGAAGCTGACCTATGAATGGGACGCGCTCGTCACCGATGAGGTGAAGGATCGTTACATCGCATGGTCGTCGCAGCCGGGCGCCGATGTCGACAACAGCGGCCGTGTGGATTTCCGCGACGCCGGTGCGCGCGGCACCGTCGTGAGCGCGACGATCATGTACGACCCGCCCGGCGGTGTGGTCGGCAAGTTGATCGCCAAGATGTTCCAGCGCGAACCCGCGATCCAGGCGCGTCGCGACCTGCGTCGGCTAAAGCAGCTGATGGAAACTGGTGAGATCGCGACCGCCGCGATGAATCTCAAACAACGGGAAGAGGAGCTCGCCTGA
- a CDS encoding FKBP-type peptidyl-prolyl cis-trans isomerase, with translation MSTVTAVPLLPVKRSYLVYLWIGIALLVVSAFALARQGDDPLARNARAKGVVTTPSGLQYKVLEKGTGTAKPTDTDVALVEYEGKLLNGTTFDKSQQPTPMPVAGVVPGFSEALKLMPKGSKYRVWIKPSLGYGDKATGPIPANSALMFDIKLLDFLPESVVRQMQAQQAGGMPGSAMPGGAPGAAMPGMPPQGAPR, from the coding sequence ATGTCGACCGTGACCGCCGTTCCGTTGCTGCCCGTCAAGCGCAGCTACCTCGTCTATCTGTGGATCGGCATCGCGCTGCTGGTCGTGTCGGCGTTCGCGCTGGCGCGGCAGGGCGACGATCCGCTGGCGCGCAACGCGCGGGCGAAGGGCGTCGTGACGACCCCGTCGGGGCTGCAGTACAAGGTGCTCGAAAAGGGCACCGGGACTGCCAAGCCGACCGATACCGACGTCGCTCTGGTCGAGTATGAGGGCAAGCTGCTCAACGGCACGACCTTCGACAAGTCGCAGCAGCCGACGCCGATGCCGGTAGCCGGCGTCGTGCCGGGGTTCAGCGAAGCGCTGAAGCTGATGCCGAAGGGCTCCAAGTACCGCGTCTGGATCAAGCCGTCGCTCGGCTATGGCGACAAGGCGACGGGGCCGATCCCGGCGAACTCCGCGCTGATGTTCGACATCAAGCTGCTCGACTTCCTGCCGGAGAGCGTCGTTCGGCAGATGCAGGCGCAGCAGGCTGGTGGAATGCCGGGCAGCGCGATGCCGGGCGGGGCACCGGGTGCCGCGATGCCGGGCATGCCGCCGCAGGGCGCGCCGCGGTAA
- the rpsU gene encoding 30S ribosomal protein S21, with product MQIIVRDNNVDQALRALKKKLQREGVYREMKLRRHYEKPSEKRARERAAAVRRSRKLDRKRAERDGAR from the coding sequence ATGCAGATTATCGTTCGCGACAACAACGTTGACCAGGCGTTGCGCGCGCTGAAGAAGAAGCTGCAGCGCGAGGGCGTCTATCGCGAAATGAAGCTGCGCCGGCATTACGAGAAGCCGTCGGAGAAGCGCGCACGCGAGCGTGCCGCAGCGGTTCGCCGCTCGCGCAAGCTCGACCGCAAGCGCGCCGAGCGCGACGGCGCACGGTAA
- a CDS encoding DUF5818 domain-containing protein gives MIGERIEETGTLVRDGGAFVLRRDLGGRYSLELQRVPVDHVEKRVRVTGVIIGDDLVSVEGVTAA, from the coding sequence GTGATCGGTGAACGAATCGAGGAGACCGGCACGCTGGTGCGGGACGGGGGTGCATTCGTGCTCAGGCGCGACCTGGGCGGGCGCTACTCGCTCGAACTGCAGCGCGTGCCGGTCGACCACGTCGAGAAGCGCGTGCGCGTCACTGGCGTGATCATCGGCGACGATCTGGTGAGCGTCGAAGGCGTTACCGCCGCCTGA
- a CDS encoding ZIP family metal transporter, with product MNGPLLIPLAFGAAASLATLFGGFLALRLASRITLIAAFTAGIVLGVSFFDLIPESLGLAAGLYDARAVIGCTAVGFGGYMLLDRVLGAKGGYEGEWRAHLAPASLTLHSLLDGMGIGLAFQISPQIGWVIAIAVLTHDIADGVNTVSLSMMTSRRTTAIRWLIVNGCAPLIGVILGLLVTIPGWALAPLLAAFAGAFLYIGACELVPRSHLRDPRLRTTLASLAGMALMLAVTTWAK from the coding sequence ATGAACGGCCCGCTCCTCATCCCGCTCGCATTCGGCGCCGCGGCCAGCCTCGCGACGCTGTTCGGGGGGTTCCTCGCGCTTCGGCTGGCCTCGCGGATCACGCTGATCGCGGCGTTCACTGCCGGGATCGTCCTCGGCGTGTCGTTCTTCGATCTCATCCCCGAATCGCTCGGGCTGGCGGCCGGGCTGTACGACGCCCGCGCCGTGATCGGCTGCACGGCCGTCGGCTTCGGCGGCTATATGCTGCTCGACCGCGTGCTGGGTGCCAAGGGCGGGTATGAAGGCGAATGGCGCGCGCATCTCGCACCCGCCAGCCTGACGCTGCACAGCCTGCTCGACGGCATGGGGATCGGCCTCGCCTTCCAGATCTCGCCGCAGATCGGCTGGGTGATCGCGATCGCCGTGCTCACCCACGACATCGCCGACGGCGTCAACACGGTCAGCCTGTCGATGATGACCAGCCGCCGCACGACCGCAATCCGCTGGCTGATCGTGAACGGCTGTGCGCCGCTGATCGGCGTGATCCTCGGCCTGCTCGTCACCATTCCCGGCTGGGCGTTGGCGCCGTTGCTGGCAGCGTTCGCCGGGGCGTTCCTCTATATCGGCGCCTGCGAACTCGTCCCCCGCAGCCACCTGCGTGATCCGCGGCTCAGGACCACCCTCGCCAGTCTGGCGGGAATGGCCCTGATGCTGGCGGTCACGACCTGGGCGAAATAG
- a CDS encoding biopolymer transporter ExbD, with protein sequence MRTRRVFAAIHWDQTANVRDWWEADVPERTKFRHQVYMKLNVRHVALVSLLVSTSAHSSQRTLPPFRVMVRGPASSCSIEVDGRKVTTDELLAIARPEAKSGRRAHLDTDMGQTPYRCIGRAIYTLQRAGFTKVAFISKPPTSSED encoded by the coding sequence ATGCGCACGCGGCGGGTGTTCGCGGCCATCCACTGGGACCAGACAGCGAACGTCCGGGATTGGTGGGAAGCTGACGTTCCGGAACGGACGAAGTTTCGGCATCAGGTCTACATGAAGCTGAACGTAAGACATGTTGCACTCGTATCGCTGCTCGTGTCCACCAGCGCGCATTCGTCCCAACGAACTCTTCCCCCGTTTCGCGTGATGGTTCGGGGGCCGGCTTCATCATGCAGCATCGAAGTTGATGGGCGTAAGGTCACGACAGATGAACTGCTTGCGATTGCGCGCCCGGAAGCGAAATCGGGCCGTCGGGCGCATCTCGACACGGACATGGGGCAAACACCCTATCGATGCATTGGCAGGGCGATCTACACTCTGCAAAGAGCCGGCTTCACCAAAGTTGCCTTTATTTCGAAACCTCCCACCAGCAGCGAAGATTAA
- a CDS encoding zinc-dependent alcohol dehydrogenase, translating into MRALAWHGKHDVRVDTVDDPEIVNSRDCIIKVTATAICGSDLHLYDGYIPTMQAGDILGHEFMGEVVEVGAKSTLKKGQKVVVPFTIACGSCYHCGKHQYSACDNGLPSDNQDIAQELYGQPMSGLFGYSHMTGGYAGGQAEYVRVPFSDVGPIVIPEGVDDEKVLFLSDILPTGWQAAEYAQIEPGDTVAVWGCGPVGLFAVQSAFLMGAERVIAIDHFPHRLDLARKFGAETINFEQSAVYEALMEMTGGIGPDAVIDSVGLEAHGFFVDNVIDQIKASTFLGTDRAHSIRQAIIACRKGGRVSMPAVYGGFIDKFPLGAFMEKGLTLKTGQTHVQHYMPALLNAIMEGKIDTTFLISHRMDLEDAPKGYDMFKNNQNEVTKVVLKPGFN; encoded by the coding sequence ATGCGCGCACTGGCATGGCACGGCAAGCACGACGTCCGCGTCGACACCGTGGACGACCCCGAGATCGTCAACTCCCGCGACTGCATCATCAAGGTCACGGCAACCGCCATTTGTGGATCCGATCTGCATCTGTACGACGGATACATCCCCACGATGCAGGCGGGCGATATTCTCGGCCACGAGTTCATGGGCGAAGTCGTCGAGGTTGGCGCGAAATCGACGTTGAAGAAGGGCCAGAAGGTCGTGGTGCCGTTCACGATCGCGTGCGGCAGCTGCTATCATTGTGGCAAGCATCAATATTCGGCGTGCGACAACGGCCTTCCGTCGGACAACCAGGATATCGCGCAGGAACTGTACGGGCAGCCGATGTCGGGGCTGTTCGGCTACAGCCACATGACCGGCGGCTATGCGGGCGGTCAGGCGGAATATGTCCGTGTGCCGTTCAGTGATGTCGGGCCGATCGTCATTCCGGAAGGGGTGGACGACGAGAAGGTGTTGTTCCTCTCGGACATCCTGCCGACCGGATGGCAGGCAGCGGAATATGCGCAGATCGAGCCCGGCGACACGGTGGCCGTCTGGGGTTGCGGGCCGGTCGGCCTGTTCGCGGTGCAGTCGGCGTTCCTGATGGGCGCCGAGCGGGTGATCGCGATCGATCACTTTCCCCACCGGCTGGACCTCGCCAGGAAGTTCGGCGCGGAGACGATCAACTTCGAGCAGTCGGCGGTCTACGAGGCGTTGATGGAGATGACCGGCGGGATCGGTCCCGATGCGGTGATCGACAGCGTGGGCCTCGAGGCGCACGGCTTCTTCGTCGACAACGTAATCGACCAGATCAAGGCGTCGACCTTCCTCGGCACCGATCGCGCTCATTCGATCCGCCAGGCGATCATCGCGTGCCGCAAGGGCGGGCGCGTGTCGATGCCCGCGGTCTATGGTGGCTTCATCGACAAGTTCCCGCTGGGCGCCTTCATGGAGAAGGGGCTGACGCTCAAGACCGGGCAGACGCACGTCCAGCATTACATGCCCGCGCTACTCAACGCGATCATGGAGGGGAAGATCGATACGACCTTCCTGATCTCGCACCGCATGGACCTGGAGGACGCCCCGAAGGGCTATGACATGTTCAAGAACAACCAGAACGAAGTCACGAAAGTCGTGCTGAAGCCCGGCTTCAACTGA
- a CDS encoding MucR family transcriptional regulator, which translates to MNDTINTVELAAELTAAWLANPNTRTSADDVPAFLLSMHAAVSKLSAGGEGEVEQAPAQTYEPAVSARKSLASPDHIISMLDGKPYKTLRRHLSTNGLTPEQYRERFNLKADYPMVAATYSEARRAMAKSIGLGRKAGTKVEKAAESAVKGVRKGGKAALDAAKQTLGGEG; encoded by the coding sequence GTGAACGACACCATCAATACCGTAGAACTCGCAGCCGAACTGACTGCCGCGTGGCTCGCCAATCCCAATACGCGTACCTCGGCCGATGACGTTCCTGCGTTCCTGCTGTCGATGCACGCCGCAGTGAGCAAGCTGTCCGCCGGTGGCGAAGGCGAAGTCGAGCAGGCGCCTGCTCAGACCTACGAACCTGCGGTTTCGGCGCGCAAGTCGCTGGCATCGCCCGACCACATCATTTCGATGCTGGACGGCAAGCCCTACAAGACGCTGCGTCGTCATCTGTCGACCAATGGCCTGACCCCGGAACAGTATCGCGAGCGCTTCAACCTGAAGGCGGACTATCCGATGGTCGCCGCGACCTATTCGGAAGCGCGCCGCGCCATGGCGAAGTCGATCGGTCTGGGCCGCAAGGCCGGCACCAAGGTCGAGAAGGCCGCCGAATCCGCGGTCAAGGGCGTGCGCAAGGGCGGCAAGGCCGCGCTCGACGCCGCCAAGCAGACTCTCGGCGGCGAAGGCTGA
- the msrB gene encoding peptide-methionine (R)-S-oxide reductase MsrB — protein sequence MPTYQKTEEALAKLSPEEFYVTQNSGTERPGTGALLKNKAAGIYVDIVSGEPLFASSDKYESGCGWPSFTKPLEPANVAELRDASLGMMRTEVRSTHGDSHLGHVFDDGPRDSGGLRYCINSASLRFVAREDMEAKGYGDYLDQVEDVA from the coding sequence ATGCCGACCTACCAGAAGACCGAAGAAGCCCTTGCCAAGCTGTCGCCCGAGGAATTCTATGTCACGCAGAACAGCGGGACCGAACGCCCCGGCACCGGCGCGCTGCTGAAGAACAAGGCGGCGGGCATTTATGTCGACATCGTGTCGGGCGAGCCGCTGTTCGCGTCGTCGGACAAGTATGAATCGGGCTGCGGCTGGCCGAGCTTCACCAAGCCGCTGGAGCCCGCGAACGTCGCCGAACTGCGCGATGCCAGCCTGGGAATGATGCGGACCGAGGTGCGCTCGACGCATGGCGACAGCCATCTGGGCCATGTGTTCGACGACGGCCCGCGCGATAGCGGCGGCCTGCGCTACTGCATCAACTCCGCCTCGCTGCGATTCGTCGCGCGCGAGGACATGGAGGCCAAGGGCTATGGCGACTATCTCGACCAGGTCGAAGACGTCGCCTGA
- a CDS encoding DUF4142 domain-containing protein, with protein sequence MTRYLTLAALIALPMTAVSAQAPMGAPAYVMKAGAGDLYERQSSGLVLATTANPKIKGFAQMMITDHTKSTADVKRAAIAANVKVAPPKLDADGMKNVAALRAAKGTARDTLYVQQQKMAHQKALALHQGYAAGGTVAGLKTVAASIAPVVQTHITELQAM encoded by the coding sequence ATGACCCGATATCTGACCCTGGCAGCGCTGATCGCGCTGCCGATGACCGCCGTATCCGCGCAGGCACCGATGGGTGCACCCGCCTATGTCATGAAGGCCGGCGCCGGCGACCTGTACGAGCGGCAGTCGAGCGGGCTCGTGCTGGCGACGACGGCGAACCCGAAGATCAAGGGATTCGCCCAGATGATGATCACCGATCACACCAAGAGCACCGCCGACGTGAAGCGGGCGGCGATCGCGGCGAACGTCAAGGTCGCACCGCCCAAGCTGGACGCGGACGGCATGAAGAACGTCGCGGCACTGCGTGCGGCCAAGGGGACGGCGCGAGACACGCTGTACGTCCAGCAGCAGAAGATGGCGCATCAAAAGGCGCTGGCGCTGCATCAGGGCTATGCGGCTGGTGGGACCGTGGCGGGCCTGAAGACCGTCGCCGCTAGCATCGCACCGGTCGTCCAGACCCACATCACCGAACTCCAGGCGATGTAG
- a CDS encoding SDR family NAD(P)-dependent oxidoreductase, whose product MANKFAIITGASTGIGFELATLAAKDGYDILVAADEALIESAAQDFRQFGTSVDSLEADLSTFEGVDGLLAAAKGRQIDLLCANAGRGLGEAFLDQDIAEWRKVIDTNVVGTSYLLQKVLRDMVARNDGKVLVTGSIAGYIPGAFQAVYNGTKSYVDSFVAAIQNEIKESDGVTLTNLMPGPVETEFFDRAHMLDTSVGADPKKSDPADVAKDGWDALMAGKAAIVSGWKNKIQSAVANITPNAVLAEQHRKMAEPGTAE is encoded by the coding sequence ATGGCCAACAAATTCGCGATCATTACCGGTGCCTCGACGGGCATCGGCTTCGAGCTTGCCACGCTGGCTGCGAAGGACGGGTACGACATTCTGGTCGCTGCCGACGAAGCGCTGATCGAGTCGGCGGCGCAGGACTTCCGGCAGTTCGGTACCAGCGTCGATTCGCTTGAGGCCGACCTGTCGACGTTCGAGGGTGTCGACGGGCTTCTCGCCGCGGCAAAGGGGCGGCAAATTGACTTGCTCTGCGCGAATGCCGGGCGCGGGCTGGGCGAGGCGTTTCTCGACCAGGACATCGCCGAGTGGCGCAAGGTGATCGATACCAACGTCGTCGGCACGTCGTACCTGCTGCAGAAGGTGCTGCGCGACATGGTGGCGCGGAACGACGGCAAGGTCCTCGTGACCGGATCGATCGCCGGCTACATCCCCGGCGCGTTCCAGGCGGTCTACAACGGCACCAAGAGCTATGTGGATAGCTTCGTCGCCGCGATCCAGAACGAGATCAAGGAATCGGACGGCGTCACGCTGACCAACCTGATGCCGGGTCCGGTCGAGACCGAATTCTTCGATCGCGCGCACATGCTCGATACGTCGGTCGGTGCCGATCCCAAGAAGAGCGATCCGGCGGACGTGGCAAAGGACGGCTGGGACGCGCTGATGGCGGGCAAGGCGGCGATCGTGTCGGGCTGGAAGAACAAGATCCAGTCCGCGGTCGCGAACATCACGCCGAACGCCGTGCTCGCCGAACAGCATCGCAAGATGGCCGAACCCGGCACCGCCGAATAA
- a CDS encoding iron transporter, giving the protein MAVRIATALVGGYAAAAALATLAARLLPIGRAEATSWAMILSFAVYGSVALWALHERRLARVMLVVWGSALVAGSLAYLLGVRP; this is encoded by the coding sequence ATGGCTGTGCGGATCGCGACCGCGTTGGTTGGCGGGTATGCGGCGGCGGCTGCGCTGGCGACGCTGGCGGCGCGGCTGTTGCCGATCGGTCGCGCCGAGGCGACGAGCTGGGCGATGATCCTGTCGTTTGCGGTTTATGGCAGTGTCGCGCTGTGGGCGCTGCACGAGCGGCGGTTGGCGCGTGTCATGCTGGTGGTATGGGGATCGGCGCTGGTCGCGGGCAGCCTTGCCTATTTGCTGGGCGTGCGGCCGTGA
- a CDS encoding PepSY-associated TM helix domain-containing protein, whose product MKVTLRQSMVWIHGWLGLLAGWILFAMFLTGTASYFRPEITQWMQPEFRSVPVSAARAAQTATAYMQKVGADDVQWFVYLPDSRTSATRIFEQRNPASKVPPVASEIVLDPATGTPLHARETRGGEHFYRFHFQLQLPYPWGRWLAGLCAMFMLGAIVSGVITHKRIFADFFTLRWNKGQRSWLDAHNVSAVLALPYHAMITYTGLITLVAMYMPWPVVANYAKPLDFGAVAFGIPADRDASGRPASLVDIGALVANAEVRFGAPATRMVVRNPNDSAATVTVYRHPSASLNARGPSVTYSGSTGRLLGASTGSGPALATAGVMLGLHVAQFAGTALRWTYFALGLTGAAMVGTGLLLWTVKRRKPGAVPFFGLALVERLNIAVVAGLPTAMAAYLLANRLIPVGIEGRADMEVAAMFWTWGALAVLQLARPARRAWVEGFAIGAVAFVAIPVANAVTTARGLPGSLSNGDTLFAAFDFAMLGAAAVLAFGAARAGRKVEMPVRRRVREMAHG is encoded by the coding sequence GTGAAGGTGACGCTGCGGCAGAGCATGGTATGGATCCATGGCTGGCTCGGTTTGCTCGCCGGATGGATCCTGTTCGCGATGTTCCTGACAGGCACCGCGAGCTATTTCCGGCCCGAGATCACGCAGTGGATGCAGCCCGAGTTCCGCAGCGTGCCGGTGAGCGCCGCGCGCGCCGCGCAGACCGCTACGGCCTATATGCAGAAGGTCGGCGCGGACGACGTGCAGTGGTTCGTCTATCTGCCCGATTCGCGGACGAGCGCGACGCGGATCTTCGAACAGCGCAATCCGGCATCGAAAGTGCCGCCGGTGGCATCGGAGATCGTGCTCGATCCCGCGACCGGAACGCCGTTGCACGCGCGGGAGACGCGCGGCGGCGAGCATTTCTATCGGTTCCATTTCCAGCTGCAGCTGCCCTATCCTTGGGGACGCTGGCTCGCCGGACTGTGCGCGATGTTCATGCTGGGCGCGATCGTATCGGGCGTGATCACGCACAAGCGGATCTTCGCGGACTTCTTCACGCTGCGCTGGAACAAGGGGCAGCGCAGCTGGCTCGATGCGCACAACGTGTCGGCGGTGCTGGCGCTGCCCTACCATGCGATGATCACCTATACCGGGCTTATCACGCTGGTAGCGATGTACATGCCGTGGCCGGTCGTCGCGAACTACGCCAAGCCGCTCGATTTCGGCGCGGTGGCGTTCGGTATCCCCGCCGACCGCGACGCGAGCGGCAGACCTGCGTCGCTGGTCGATATCGGTGCGCTGGTGGCGAATGCCGAAGTACGGTTCGGCGCGCCGGCGACGCGGATGGTGGTGCGCAACCCGAACGATTCGGCGGCGACGGTGACGGTCTATCGGCATCCCTCAGCCTCGCTCAACGCGCGCGGGCCGTCGGTGACCTATTCGGGAAGCACCGGGCGCCTGCTTGGGGCGTCGACGGGAAGCGGGCCTGCGCTCGCGACCGCGGGAGTGATGCTCGGGCTGCATGTCGCGCAGTTCGCGGGGACGGCGCTGCGCTGGACCTATTTCGCCCTGGGCCTGACCGGAGCGGCGATGGTGGGGACGGGGCTGCTGCTGTGGACCGTCAAGCGGCGCAAGCCCGGCGCGGTGCCGTTCTTCGGTCTGGCTCTCGTCGAGCGGCTGAACATCGCGGTGGTCGCGGGGCTGCCGACAGCGATGGCGGCGTATCTGCTGGCCAATCGCCTGATCCCGGTCGGGATCGAAGGGCGCGCGGACATGGAGGTCGCGGCGATGTTCTGGACCTGGGGCGCGCTGGCGGTGCTGCAGCTAGCACGGCCTGCCCGGCGCGCCTGGGTCGAGGGCTTTGCGATCGGTGCCGTCGCGTTCGTGGCCATCCCGGTGGCGAATGCGGTCACGACGGCGCGGGGGCTGCCAGGGTCGTTGTCGAACGGGGACACGCTGTTCGCGGCGTTCGACTTTGCGATGCTCGGGGCGGCGGCGGTGCTGGCGTTCGGCGCGGCGCGAGCGGGACGGAAGGTCGAGATGCCGGTCAGACGGCGGGTTCGGGAGATGGCGCATGGTTGA